A genomic window from Halorubrum trapanicum includes:
- a CDS encoding class I fructose-bisphosphate aldolase, whose translation MLPHAADDISRDGKSLILAYDHGLEHGPVDFEPNPDTADPERIFELATHEAVTSLAVQKGLAEAYYPDYEDEVNLLLKLNGTSNLWMGEPDSAVNCTAEYAAELGADAVGFTVYGGSNHEVEMAEEFREAQEGAREHDMAVVMWSYPRGQGLRNDGSPDVISYGARLGLELGADVVKVKYPGSAEAMGDAVEMAGPADVVMSGGTMRDDEAFLRNVSNAIDAGATGIAVGRNVFQRDEPERILDALEAVIFQEVDPAEALATAESDD comes from the coding sequence ATGCTTCCTCACGCCGCCGACGACATCTCGCGCGACGGCAAATCGCTCATCCTCGCGTACGACCACGGGCTCGAACACGGGCCGGTCGACTTCGAGCCGAACCCGGACACGGCGGACCCGGAGCGGATCTTCGAGCTCGCCACCCACGAGGCGGTCACCTCGCTGGCCGTCCAGAAGGGGCTCGCGGAGGCGTACTACCCCGACTACGAGGACGAGGTCAACCTCCTGTTGAAGCTCAACGGGACCTCGAACCTCTGGATGGGAGAGCCGGACAGCGCGGTCAACTGCACGGCGGAGTACGCGGCCGAGCTAGGCGCGGACGCGGTCGGGTTCACCGTCTACGGCGGGTCGAACCACGAGGTCGAGATGGCCGAGGAGTTCCGCGAGGCGCAGGAGGGCGCCCGCGAACACGACATGGCCGTCGTCATGTGGTCGTACCCGCGGGGGCAGGGGCTCCGCAACGACGGGAGCCCGGACGTGATCTCGTACGGCGCGCGGCTCGGTCTGGAGCTCGGCGCCGACGTGGTGAAGGTGAAGTACCCCGGCTCCGCCGAGGCGATGGGCGACGCAGTCGAGATGGCCGGCCCCGCGGACGTCGTGATGTCCGGCGGAACGATGCGCGACGACGAGGCGTTCCTCCGGAACGTCTCGAACGCCATCGACGCGGGCGCCACCGGCATCGCCGTCGGCCGCAACGTCTTCCAGCGCGACGAGCCCGAGCGCATCCTCGACGCGCTGGAGGCCGTGATCTTCCAGGAGGTCGATCCGGCCGAGGCGCTGGCCACCGCCGAGAGCGACGACTGA
- the gfo6 gene encoding D-xylose 1-dehydrogenase Gfo6, whose translation MDAAFAEYLDEFTRRDWETLDPGAVTDPVRVAVVGLGWFAREWALPGIARSAYTEAAVVTDVDAAAVEAVAAERDVTGVTPEAFRAGDAADAYDAVYIATPNATHLEYVEAAAAQGKAVLCEKPLEVTPERARRLVAACRDADVPLMVGYRMQTDPAVRRLRDLLDAGVAGEVVGVHATMSQTMLGELGSDADQWRLDPELSGGCAVMDLGVYPLNTTRFVLREDPVRVSGRTRSEHEAFAEVDEHATFRLEFPGDVDAFCTVSQNAQHASRLEVTGTEARLILDPAFYEREDRGFAVVRDGTRVDLDFDQVHQIEAEFAYFGHQLLAGEPFHADGEHALTDMEALAGVYESAEAGEPVVLDGD comes from the coding sequence ATGGATGCCGCCTTCGCGGAGTACCTCGACGAGTTCACGCGCCGGGACTGGGAGACGCTCGACCCCGGCGCCGTCACCGACCCCGTGCGAGTCGCGGTCGTCGGCCTCGGCTGGTTCGCGCGCGAGTGGGCGCTGCCCGGCATCGCGCGGTCGGCATATACCGAGGCGGCCGTCGTCACCGACGTCGACGCCGCGGCCGTCGAGGCGGTCGCCGCCGAGCGCGACGTGACCGGCGTGACGCCCGAGGCGTTCCGCGCCGGCGACGCCGCGGACGCGTACGACGCGGTCTATATCGCCACGCCGAACGCGACCCACCTGGAGTACGTCGAGGCCGCCGCGGCGCAGGGGAAGGCCGTCCTCTGCGAGAAGCCGCTGGAGGTGACGCCGGAGCGCGCCCGTCGACTCGTGGCGGCGTGCCGCGACGCCGACGTCCCGCTGATGGTCGGCTACCGGATGCAGACCGACCCCGCCGTCCGGCGGCTCCGCGACCTCCTCGACGCGGGCGTCGCGGGCGAGGTGGTCGGCGTCCACGCGACGATGTCGCAGACGATGCTGGGCGAGCTCGGCAGCGACGCGGACCAGTGGCGGCTCGACCCCGAGCTCTCCGGCGGCTGCGCGGTCATGGACCTCGGTGTGTACCCGCTCAACACGACCCGGTTCGTCCTCCGCGAGGACCCGGTCCGGGTGTCGGGCCGCACCCGCTCGGAGCACGAGGCGTTCGCCGAGGTCGACGAGCACGCCACCTTCCGGCTGGAGTTCCCCGGCGACGTCGACGCCTTCTGTACGGTGAGTCAGAACGCACAGCACGCGAGCCGGCTGGAGGTCACCGGGACGGAGGCCCGACTAATCTTAGACCCCGCGTTCTACGAGCGCGAGGACCGCGGGTTCGCGGTCGTCCGCGACGGGACCCGGGTCGACCTCGACTTCGACCAGGTCCACCAGATCGAAGCGGAGTTCGCGTACTTCGGCCACCAGCTCCTCGCTGGCGAGCCGTTCCACGCCGACGGCGAGCACGCCCTGACGGACATGGAGGCGCTCGCCGGCGTCTACGAGTCGGCCGAGGCGGGGGAGCCGGTGGTGCTCGACGGAGACTGA
- a CDS encoding 50S ribosomal protein L3, which translates to MPQPSRPRKGSLGYGPRTRADSEVPRIRSWPDDDGAPALQGFAGYKAGMTHVMMVNDEANSPREGMEEAVPVTVVETPQMYAVAVRAYEDTPYGQKPVEEVWATEFHEELDRALDLPAEETFEEDADELRALLDDDVVDDVRVITHTAPSDLANVPKKKPDVMETRVGGGSLEERADFALDLVAEGGAHEFGDVFRAGQYTDVSGITKGKGTQGPVKRWGVQKRKGKHARQGWRRRIGNLGPWNPSRVRSTVPQQGQTGYHQRTELNKRLIDFGEGDDASVDGGFVNYGEVDGEYALIKGSLPGPDQRLLRLRPAIRPNDQPRLDPEVRYVSTESNQG; encoded by the coding sequence ATGCCACAACCAAGCCGACCACGAAAAGGCTCGCTGGGCTACGGCCCGCGCACCCGCGCAGACAGCGAGGTGCCGCGCATCCGTTCGTGGCCAGACGACGACGGGGCCCCTGCGCTGCAGGGATTCGCCGGCTACAAGGCCGGGATGACCCACGTCATGATGGTCAACGACGAGGCGAACTCGCCGCGTGAAGGGATGGAAGAGGCCGTCCCCGTCACCGTCGTCGAGACGCCGCAGATGTACGCCGTCGCAGTCCGAGCCTACGAGGACACGCCGTACGGACAGAAGCCGGTCGAAGAGGTCTGGGCGACCGAGTTCCACGAGGAGCTCGACCGCGCGCTCGACCTCCCGGCCGAAGAAACATTCGAGGAGGACGCCGACGAGCTGCGCGCGCTGCTCGACGACGACGTCGTCGACGACGTGCGCGTCATCACGCACACGGCCCCCTCGGACCTCGCGAACGTCCCCAAGAAGAAGCCCGACGTCATGGAGACGCGCGTCGGCGGCGGCTCCTTAGAGGAGCGCGCCGACTTCGCGCTGGACCTGGTCGCCGAAGGCGGCGCCCACGAGTTCGGCGACGTCTTCCGCGCCGGCCAGTACACCGACGTCTCCGGCATCACGAAGGGGAAGGGGACGCAGGGTCCCGTCAAGCGCTGGGGCGTTCAGAAGCGGAAGGGCAAACACGCCCGCCAGGGATGGCGGCGCCGGATCGGCAACCTCGGTCCGTGGAACCCCTCCCGCGTCCGCTCCACCGTGCCCCAGCAGGGGCAGACCGGCTACCACCAGCGCACCGAGCTCAACAAGCGCCTCATCGACTTCGGCGAGGGCGACGACGCCTCCGTCGACGGCGGCTTCGTCAACTACGGCGAGGTCGACGGCGAGTACGCGCTCATCAAGGGCTCGCTGCCCGGACCGGACCAGCGCCTGCTGCGACTCCGCCCGGCCATCCGGCCGAACGACCAGCCGCGCCTCGACCCCGAGGTCCGGTACGTTTCCACCGAATCCAACCAGGGATAA
- a CDS encoding putative RNA uridine N3 methyltransferase: MRTEDGLTICVPSSVVREAEDDREATRKLGYVARAAAVFRADRLVVFPDREGDGRRGGEYVRTVLGYAATPPELRKDLWGQRDELRYVGVLPPLRVPWRTGSTPSGGESKTQGLVTEVGPEGRVRVNSPLREHPISLLVPSGMEVEQGERVTIRVSSREPVRARIAGKPEEGFQVVAADLSEALAGDGLAVATSRHGESLSVSRLGDLVSDAREAGGYTVAFGAPERGLPEMLGLSPDRIRAAVADGRSVEPDPGFDLWLNTIPAQASEVVRTEEALFATLGSLTLTE; encoded by the coding sequence ATGCGTACCGAAGACGGACTCACGATATGTGTTCCGTCTTCGGTCGTCCGGGAGGCCGAGGACGACCGCGAGGCGACTCGCAAACTCGGCTACGTCGCCCGTGCGGCGGCGGTGTTCCGGGCGGATCGGCTCGTCGTCTTCCCCGACCGGGAAGGCGACGGCCGACGGGGCGGGGAGTACGTCCGCACCGTGCTGGGGTACGCCGCGACGCCGCCGGAGCTCCGGAAGGACCTCTGGGGGCAGCGCGACGAGCTCCGGTACGTCGGCGTGCTCCCCCCGCTCCGCGTGCCGTGGCGGACCGGCTCGACCCCTAGCGGGGGAGAGTCGAAAACACAGGGACTCGTGACCGAGGTCGGACCTGAAGGCCGCGTCCGGGTCAATTCCCCGCTGCGGGAACACCCGATCTCCCTGCTCGTCCCCTCCGGAATGGAGGTCGAGCAGGGGGAGCGCGTCACCATCAGGGTCTCTTCGAGAGAACCGGTCCGCGCCCGCATCGCCGGGAAGCCCGAGGAGGGTTTCCAGGTCGTGGCCGCGGACCTGTCGGAAGCGCTCGCCGGCGACGGACTGGCCGTCGCGACGTCGCGACACGGAGAATCGCTCTCCGTCTCGCGGCTCGGCGACCTCGTCTCGGACGCCCGCGAGGCCGGCGGTTACACCGTCGCCTTCGGGGCGCCCGAGCGGGGGCTTCCGGAGATGCTCGGGCTTTCGCCCGACCGCATTCGGGCGGCCGTCGCCGACGGCCGCTCGGTCGAACCCGATCCGGGGTTCGACCTCTGGCTGAACACGATCCCGGCACAGGCGAGCGAGGTCGTCCGGACGGAGGAGGCTCTGTTCGCGACCCTCGGCTCGCTCACACTCACGGAGTAA
- a CDS encoding class 1 fructose-bisphosphatase translates to MSDSDPRADGGPADSTVAAVFDAVAATAPEIRAALPGRRVESGTENASGESVLAGDLYADELLGEAITAIDGVGSFVSEEREEAVDAGGAVGSGPDDAYAVAIDPLDGSSNLRSNNAMGTVVGIYDAPLPASGRDLVAAGYVLYGPITTMVVADEAGVREEVVERDGGGEDGPAVSRSVVEADLTLPKDPTVYGFGGRVPDWPSDFRAFARSIEDELKLRYGGAMVGDVNQVLTYGGVFAYPALRSAPEGKLRLQFEANPIAYIVERAGGASSDGTGSILDVEPEAVHQRVPLYVGDEALIERLEAAVDAD, encoded by the coding sequence ATGTCCGACTCCGACCCTCGCGCCGACGGCGGCCCCGCCGACTCGACCGTCGCGGCCGTCTTCGACGCGGTCGCGGCGACCGCCCCCGAGATCCGCGCCGCGCTCCCCGGCCGCCGCGTCGAGAGCGGGACCGAGAACGCCTCCGGCGAGTCGGTGCTGGCGGGCGACCTGTACGCCGACGAGCTGCTCGGCGAGGCGATCACCGCGATCGACGGCGTCGGCTCGTTCGTCAGCGAGGAGCGCGAGGAAGCGGTCGACGCGGGCGGCGCCGTGGGGAGCGGGCCGGACGACGCGTACGCGGTCGCGATCGACCCCCTCGACGGCTCCTCGAACCTCCGGTCGAACAACGCGATGGGGACCGTCGTCGGGATCTACGACGCCCCGCTGCCCGCGAGCGGCCGGGACCTCGTCGCCGCGGGATACGTCCTCTACGGCCCGATCACGACGATGGTCGTCGCCGACGAGGCGGGCGTCCGCGAGGAGGTCGTCGAGCGCGACGGCGGCGGTGAGGACGGTCCGGCAGTCTCGCGGTCGGTCGTCGAGGCCGACCTGACGCTCCCGAAGGACCCGACCGTCTACGGGTTCGGCGGTCGGGTGCCCGACTGGCCGAGCGACTTTCGCGCGTTCGCCCGATCGATCGAGGACGAGCTGAAGCTCCGCTACGGCGGCGCGATGGTCGGCGACGTGAACCAGGTGCTCACCTACGGCGGGGTGTTCGCGTACCCCGCGCTCCGGAGCGCGCCCGAGGGGAAGCTCCGGCTCCAGTTCGAGGCGAACCCGATCGCGTACATCGTCGAGCGCGCGGGCGGCGCCTCCTCGGACGGAACCGGCTCGATCCTCGACGTCGAGCCCGAGGCGGTCCACCAGCGCGTCCCGCTGTACGTCGGCGACGAGGCGCTGATCGAGCGGCTGGAAGCCGCCGTCGACGCGGACTGA
- a CDS encoding redoxin domain-containing protein translates to MIDEGATAPDFATPAVSNGSAAELALFRLVEAHEAVAVLFAPATFVPTCTAEFAAVRDAGWSARDDLAVAALTGDSLYAAFAYVDRFDLPFSVVADFHGGVAESYDLLAESWEGHSEIPRRATVVVDGDWTVRFAEATDDALDRADPAPVQRATETLREVGVDADRPRVEYDADWER, encoded by the coding sequence GTGATCGACGAGGGAGCCACCGCGCCCGACTTCGCCACTCCCGCCGTCTCGAACGGGAGCGCCGCCGAACTCGCGCTGTTCCGGCTCGTCGAGGCGCACGAGGCGGTCGCCGTGCTGTTCGCGCCCGCGACGTTCGTGCCGACGTGTACGGCCGAGTTCGCCGCGGTCCGCGACGCCGGCTGGAGCGCCCGCGACGACCTCGCCGTCGCCGCGCTCACGGGCGACTCGCTGTACGCGGCGTTCGCGTACGTCGACCGGTTCGACCTCCCGTTCTCCGTCGTCGCCGACTTCCACGGCGGCGTCGCCGAGTCGTACGACCTGCTCGCCGAGTCGTGGGAGGGCCACTCCGAGATCCCGCGCCGCGCGACGGTCGTGGTCGACGGCGATTGGACGGTCCGGTTCGCCGAGGCGACCGACGACGCGCTGGACCGCGCCGACCCGGCCCCGGTTCAGCGCGCGACCGAGACCCTCCGCGAGGTCGGGGTCGACGCCGACCGCCCGCGGGTGGAGTACGACGCGGACTGGGAGCGGTGA
- a CDS encoding RNA-guided endonuclease TnpB family protein gives MGDVIRTVKVKLDVPDERCDDLHQTKEQFLHCANTTAAWAWRHPDEHCVTSKQQAENALYDRIRDETELTANLVQKGIRRAIEATKSGVARLKKGKTTSQPHFDAWSVVYDKRSATFHRDHVSLSTVNGRVECEYIIPDDPEGTPIGEYLLNGDYEFRMSTLQYDRSSEAFYLHARMRRTTDEHEQSAAASSDAKHRTVLGVDLNVDGSLAVTSTGAFIGNADEMNHRRREFEKTRGSMQQTGTRSAHLSIQSMDDREHRWIQDELHRASNQILDEARDHGCTHVAFENLTDIRDRMARAKRFHAWAFRRLYEYVEYKAEMLDIEVEQVSPAYTSQRCSKCGFTHERNRRSKHQFACQKCEYELNADYNASKNTARKLLKRLHSGQTSSSGGAPCQCALKSGTLNLNGGFTASVDSTTEGESTDKPTTSVVGH, from the coding sequence ATGGGGGATGTGATTCGCACCGTCAAAGTCAAACTCGACGTGCCCGACGAGCGGTGCGACGACCTCCATCAGACCAAAGAGCAGTTCCTCCACTGTGCGAACACGACCGCAGCGTGGGCGTGGCGACATCCGGACGAGCATTGCGTTACCTCGAAACAACAGGCCGAAAACGCGCTCTACGACCGAATTCGCGACGAAACGGAGTTAACGGCGAACCTCGTTCAGAAGGGAATTCGACGCGCTATCGAGGCCACGAAAAGCGGTGTCGCCCGACTCAAAAAGGGCAAAACTACCAGCCAACCGCACTTCGACGCGTGGAGCGTGGTCTACGACAAACGCAGCGCGACGTTCCACCGCGACCACGTCTCTCTTTCCACGGTGAACGGGCGCGTCGAGTGTGAGTATATAATCCCTGACGATCCCGAGGGAACACCGATCGGCGAGTACCTGCTGAACGGGGACTACGAGTTCCGGATGTCCACGCTCCAGTACGACCGCTCGAGTGAGGCGTTCTACCTCCACGCGCGAATGCGCCGCACCACAGACGAACACGAGCAGTCCGCGGCTGCGTCTTCTGACGCCAAGCACAGAACAGTCCTTGGCGTCGACTTGAACGTGGACGGCTCGCTCGCCGTGACGTCGACGGGCGCGTTCATCGGGAACGCCGACGAGATGAATCATCGACGCCGCGAGTTCGAGAAGACGCGCGGGTCGATGCAACAGACGGGTACGCGGTCGGCACACCTGTCGATCCAGTCGATGGACGACCGCGAACACCGCTGGATACAGGACGAACTCCACCGTGCTTCCAACCAGATTCTCGACGAAGCTCGCGATCACGGGTGTACACACGTCGCGTTCGAGAACCTGACAGATATCCGTGATCGGATGGCTCGTGCGAAGAGATTCCACGCGTGGGCGTTCCGGCGCTTGTACGAGTACGTCGAGTACAAAGCCGAGATGCTCGATATCGAAGTCGAGCAGGTGAGTCCCGCATATACGTCTCAGCGGTGTTCGAAGTGCGGCTTCACGCACGAGAGGAATCGGCGCTCGAAACACCAGTTTGCGTGTCAGAAGTGCGAGTACGAGCTGAACGCGGACTACAACGCGAGCAAGAACACCGCTCGGAAACTACTAAAACGTCTCCACTCGGGGCAGACGTCTTCGAGTGGAGGCGCACCCTGTCAGTGTGCGCTGAAGTCAGGGACGCTGAACCTGAACGGCGGATTCACCGCTAGCGTCGATTCGACGACAGAAGGGGAGTCCACTGACAAGCCCACGACTTCAGTCGTGGGTCACTGA
- a CDS encoding PQQ-dependent sugar dehydrogenase, whose product MADFPDRIDRRTALRAAGGLAGTTALPTLSGCLGNTGGDGTDDPVDAPPDDGGDVDYAVETVAGGFENPWGLAFLPDDGRLLVTERPGRLSLVDPADGTVEAVAGAPDVFAEGQGGLLDVAVHPDYPDDARAYLTYSAAAADSPAGDGADGATTHVGVGRLSLDDDAPALDDFEAIFAAEPFRDTNLHFGSRATFGPEGSLFVTVGDRRDTDFGPDHVSQDRSNELGATLRLTPDGGAHPDNPFVDDPDAADALYSYGHRNPQAMAVRHETDALWQCEHGERDGDEINVVERGGNYGWPIASEACRYGTDDPVAPGHDERDDVIAPVHYWPCGSGGFPPSGAVFYDGDAFPEWRGDLFAGTLAAQYLGRFTVDGDGLDATVTERSPLLDGRDWRMRAVAVEPTTGHLYVAVDAGDAPVARIVPA is encoded by the coding sequence ATGGCCGACTTCCCCGACCGCATCGACAGACGCACCGCCCTCCGCGCGGCTGGCGGCCTCGCCGGAACGACCGCCCTCCCGACCCTTTCGGGCTGTCTCGGCAACACTGGCGGCGACGGGACCGACGACCCCGTCGACGCCCCGCCCGACGACGGCGGCGACGTCGACTACGCGGTCGAGACCGTCGCCGGGGGGTTCGAGAACCCGTGGGGGCTCGCCTTCCTGCCCGACGACGGCCGCCTGCTCGTCACCGAACGGCCCGGCCGACTCTCGCTCGTCGACCCCGCGGACGGGACGGTCGAGGCGGTCGCGGGCGCACCCGACGTGTTCGCCGAGGGACAGGGCGGGCTGCTCGACGTCGCGGTCCACCCCGACTACCCCGACGACGCGCGCGCCTACCTCACCTACTCGGCGGCCGCGGCGGACTCGCCCGCCGGCGACGGCGCGGACGGCGCGACGACCCACGTCGGCGTCGGTCGGCTCTCGCTCGACGACGACGCGCCCGCACTCGACGACTTCGAGGCGATCTTCGCGGCCGAGCCGTTCCGCGACACGAACCTCCACTTCGGGTCGCGGGCGACGTTCGGCCCCGAGGGGTCGCTGTTCGTCACGGTCGGCGACCGGCGCGACACCGACTTCGGGCCGGACCACGTCTCGCAGGACCGGTCGAACGAGCTGGGCGCGACGCTCCGCCTGACCCCGGACGGGGGCGCCCACCCGGACAACCCCTTCGTCGACGACCCCGACGCGGCCGACGCGCTCTACAGCTACGGCCACCGCAACCCGCAGGCGATGGCGGTGCGACACGAGACAGACGCGCTCTGGCAGTGCGAGCACGGCGAGCGCGACGGCGACGAGATCAACGTCGTCGAGCGCGGCGGCAACTACGGCTGGCCGATCGCGAGCGAGGCGTGCCGCTACGGGACGGACGACCCCGTCGCGCCGGGCCACGACGAACGCGACGACGTGATCGCGCCGGTCCACTACTGGCCCTGCGGCTCCGGCGGCTTCCCGCCGAGCGGCGCCGTCTTCTACGACGGCGACGCGTTCCCGGAGTGGCGCGGCGACCTGTTCGCGGGCACGCTCGCGGCGCAGTACCTCGGGCGGTTCACGGTCGACGGCGACGGCCTCGACGCGACCGTGACCGAGCGCAGCCCGCTGCTCGACGGCCGGGACTGGCGGATGCGCGCGGTCGCGGTCGAGCCGACCACCGGTCACCTCTACGTCGCGGTCGACGCCGGCGACGCGCCGGTCGCGCGGATCGTTCCGGCGTGA
- a CDS encoding aldo/keto reductase: protein MTVPTKTLPSGAELPALGLGTYDLNDGETADSVRAALDAGYTHIDTAEGYHNEAAVGDALAASGVDREDVFLTSKVLAKNLNYESVIESCEASLDRLGVDYIDLYLIHWPNPAISLRETLRAMAELRDRGLVRDVGVSNFSAYQLSCAHHVSDVPIAVNQIEFHPWLQRPDLVDYCRESDTVVEAAAPLARTDVFGDEVVAELAEKYDKHPAQVVIRWAVDRGVVPLPRSSTPDHVRANAETDWKLDDTDRRRLDERDRDAPVYDTPARDWTSDVYGIEQ from the coding sequence GTGACCGTACCAACGAAGACGCTGCCGAGCGGCGCGGAGCTGCCGGCGCTCGGACTCGGCACGTACGACCTCAACGACGGCGAGACGGCCGACAGCGTGCGCGCGGCGCTCGACGCCGGGTACACGCACATCGACACGGCCGAGGGGTATCACAACGAGGCGGCCGTCGGCGACGCGCTCGCGGCGAGCGGCGTCGACCGCGAGGACGTGTTCCTCACCTCGAAGGTGCTCGCGAAGAACCTCAACTACGAGTCGGTGATCGAGTCGTGCGAGGCGTCGCTCGACCGGCTCGGGGTCGACTACATCGATTTATACCTCATCCACTGGCCCAACCCCGCCATCTCGCTGCGCGAGACCCTCCGCGCGATGGCGGAGCTGCGCGACCGCGGGCTCGTCCGCGACGTCGGCGTCTCGAACTTCAGCGCCTACCAGCTGAGCTGCGCCCATCACGTCTCGGACGTGCCGATCGCGGTCAACCAGATCGAGTTCCATCCGTGGCTCCAGCGACCGGACCTCGTCGACTACTGCCGCGAGTCCGACACCGTGGTCGAGGCGGCGGCGCCGCTCGCGCGGACGGACGTGTTCGGCGACGAGGTCGTCGCCGAGCTGGCGGAGAAGTACGACAAGCACCCGGCGCAGGTCGTGATCCGGTGGGCGGTCGACCGCGGCGTCGTTCCGCTCCCGCGCTCGTCGACCCCGGACCACGTCCGAGCGAACGCCGAGACGGACTGGAAGCTCGACGACACCGACCGGCGCCGCCTCGACGAGCGCGACCGCGACGCGCCGGTGTACGACACCCCGGCCCGCGACTGGACGAGCGACGTGTACGGGATCGAGCAGTAG
- a CDS encoding acyl-CoA carboxylase subunit beta: protein MKVHVGAAATPEEAEAIAKSLAEHLGVDVDVHIEGEETPLASAEPSEPSYPLDDDLGPTDRERDLRAEIADIREGGPEKYRDRLSEQGKLFVRDRLDLWFGGEGGTKGAGDASAADGDPAGVKFEDGKFAAFDDWHPDAPERGDDADGEDDAGDGDRLPGDGLLTGAAEFEGRDVHFMANDFTVKAGSMASKGVEKFLRMQQRALKTGNPVLYLMDSSGGRIDQQTGFFANREGIGKYYYNHSMLSGAVPQICVLYGPCIAGAAYTPVFADFTVMVEDMSAMAIASPRMVEMVTGEEIDLEELGGPRVHAEESGSADLVARDEEHARELVADLIGYLPDRAGEKPPRRETKPPKFSPDGIDELIPEAPNRPYDVHDLIDRIADAESVFELKEGYGPEIVTAFCRIDGRPVGVVANQPTERSGAIFPDAAEKAAEFIWTCDAYEIPLLYLCDTPGFMAGSQVEKDAILEKGKKMIYATSSATVPKQTVVVRKAYGAGIYAMGGPAYDPESVVGLPSGEIGIMGPEAAINAVYARKLAEIDDPEERAAEEQRLREEYREGIDVHRMASEVVIDEIVPPSDLRAELAARFDFYEDVRKDLPDKKHGTVL from the coding sequence ATGAAAGTCCACGTCGGCGCGGCGGCGACCCCCGAGGAGGCCGAGGCGATAGCGAAGTCGCTCGCCGAGCACCTCGGCGTCGACGTCGACGTCCACATCGAGGGCGAGGAGACGCCGCTCGCCAGCGCCGAGCCGTCCGAGCCGAGCTACCCGCTCGACGACGACCTCGGCCCCACGGACCGGGAGCGCGACCTCCGCGCCGAGATCGCCGACATCCGCGAGGGCGGCCCGGAGAAGTACCGCGACCGCCTCTCCGAGCAGGGGAAGCTGTTCGTCCGCGACCGCCTCGACCTCTGGTTCGGCGGCGAGGGCGGGACGAAGGGGGCCGGCGACGCGAGCGCGGCCGACGGCGACCCGGCCGGGGTGAAGTTCGAGGACGGGAAGTTCGCCGCGTTCGACGACTGGCACCCGGACGCGCCCGAACGCGGCGATGACGCGGACGGGGAGGACGATGCGGGCGACGGCGACCGCCTCCCCGGCGACGGGCTACTGACGGGCGCGGCCGAGTTCGAGGGGCGCGACGTCCACTTCATGGCCAACGACTTCACCGTGAAGGCGGGGTCGATGGCGTCGAAGGGCGTCGAGAAGTTCCTCCGGATGCAACAGCGCGCGCTGAAGACCGGCAACCCCGTCCTCTACCTGATGGACTCCTCGGGCGGCCGGATCGACCAGCAGACCGGCTTCTTCGCCAACCGCGAGGGGATCGGGAAGTACTACTACAACCACTCGATGCTGTCGGGCGCCGTCCCGCAGATCTGCGTCCTCTACGGCCCCTGTATCGCCGGCGCCGCCTACACGCCCGTCTTCGCCGACTTCACCGTGATGGTCGAGGACATGTCCGCGATGGCGATCGCCTCGCCGCGGATGGTGGAGATGGTCACCGGCGAGGAGATCGACTTAGAGGAGCTCGGCGGCCCGCGCGTCCACGCCGAGGAGTCCGGCTCCGCGGACCTGGTCGCGCGCGACGAGGAGCACGCCCGCGAGCTGGTCGCGGACCTGATCGGCTACCTCCCGGACCGAGCGGGCGAGAAGCCGCCGCGACGCGAGACGAAGCCGCCGAAGTTCTCGCCCGACGGGATCGACGAGCTGATCCCGGAGGCGCCGAACCGGCCGTACGACGTTCACGACCTCATCGACCGGATCGCGGACGCCGAATCCGTCTTCGAGCTGAAGGAGGGGTACGGCCCGGAGATCGTCACGGCGTTCTGCCGGATCGACGGGCGGCCCGTCGGCGTCGTCGCCAACCAGCCGACCGAGCGCTCCGGCGCCATCTTCCCGGACGCGGCGGAGAAGGCCGCGGAGTTCATCTGGACCTGCGACGCCTACGAGATCCCCCTGCTGTACCTCTGTGACACCCCCGGCTTCATGGCCGGGTCGCAGGTGGAGAAGGACGCCATCCTAGAGAAGGGGAAGAAGATGATCTACGCCACCTCGTCGGCGACGGTGCCGAAGCAGACCGTCGTCGTGCGGAAGGCGTACGGCGCGGGCATCTACGCGATGGGCGGGCCCGCCTACGACCCCGAGAGCGTGGTCGGGCTCCCCTCGGGCGAGATCGGAATCATGGGCCCCGAGGCCGCGATCAACGCGGTCTACGCCCGCAAGCTCGCCGAGATCGACGACCCCGAGGAGCGCGCGGCCGAGGAACAGCGCCTGCGCGAGGAGTACCGCGAGGGGATCGACGTCCACCGGATGGCCAGCGAGGTCGTCATCGACGAGATCGTGCCGCCCTCCGACCTCCGCGCCGAGCTGGCCGCGCGCTTCGACTTCTACGAGGACGTTCGGAAGGACCTGCCCGACAAGAAGCACGGGACGGTGCTGTGA